A stretch of Campylobacter volucris DNA encodes these proteins:
- the rpmA gene encoding 50S ribosomal protein L27 encodes MAHKKGQGSTQNNRDSIGRRLGVKKFGGEFVRAGNIIIRQRGTATHAGNNVGIGKDHTIFALIDGFVKFERKDKNRKKVSVYPA; translated from the coding sequence ATGGCACACAAGAAAGGTCAAGGTTCAACTCAGAATAATCGTGATTCTATAGGTCGTCGTTTAGGTGTTAAAAAATTTGGTGGTGAATTTGTTCGTGCTGGAAATATAATTATCCGTCAAAGAGGAACAGCAACTCATGCTGGAAATAATGTAGGTATAGGAAAAGATCATACAATTTTTGCTTTAATTGATGGTTTTGTAAAATTTGAAAGAAAAGATAAAAATAGAAAAAAAGTTTCTGTTTATCCTGCGTAA
- a CDS encoding putative periplasmic lipoprotein: MKKIIILLLSFMCLFSQDVSQFKHSNVKSVKERINDVGLLEVQITFYSLVNKKISYKIEWFDKDGFAVKNTIDENYQNIRLLSGQDYIVQKVATNERIKKYKIYIK, from the coding sequence ATGAAAAAAATAATTATTTTATTACTAAGTTTTATGTGTTTATTTTCTCAAGATGTGAGTCAATTTAAACACTCAAATGTTAAAAGTGTCAAAGAAAGAATCAATGATGTAGGATTATTAGAAGTTCAAATAACTTTTTATAGCTTGGTAAATAAAAAAATTTCTTATAAAATTGAATGGTTTGATAAAGATGGTTTTGCTGTAAAAAATACCATAGATGAAAACTATCAAAATATAAGATTATTGAGCGGGCAAGATTATATTGTTCAAAAAGTTGCTACAAATGAAAGAATTAAAAAATATAAAATATATATCAAATAA
- the rplU gene encoding 50S ribosomal protein L21 — protein sequence MYAIIKHSGKQYRVSQGDELKLDCFEAEVKSSIEVSEVLAVCDKELKVGAPFVAGAKVVLEVIVHGKDKKVVIYKKRRRKDSKLKRGFRRQFTRVRVVDIKA from the coding sequence ATGTATGCTATTATAAAACACAGCGGGAAACAATACAGAGTAAGCCAAGGTGATGAGCTTAAACTAGATTGTTTTGAAGCTGAAGTAAAATCAAGCATTGAAGTAAGTGAAGTTCTTGCTGTATGCGATAAAGAATTAAAGGTAGGTGCGCCTTTTGTTGCGGGTGCAAAAGTTGTTTTGGAAGTGATAGTTCATGGAAAAGACAAAAAAGTTGTGATTTATAAAAAAAGACGCAGAAAAGATTCTAAATTAAAACGCGGTTTTAGAAGACAATTTACTCGTGTTAGAGTAGTAGATATTAAAGCTTAA
- the lpoB gene encoding penicillin-binding protein activator LpoB yields the protein MKKIKILTSIVAIGVLFSACVQQPSYVDGTAAKVKKGDSLSMGLTGEDFDNTAREMLNSLFNSAYVVKKIGNSGKAVVAVYDVVNNTALRIDTRNLTDLMVEELINSGKFAASATQGNDIATQDNMDDLISDKDDDRYDRSTVFKNRTQISASLTLQGRIDQKNIKLNDGKTQVEYFFVMKLAEKVSGLVVWQKTTRINKLGSSKTVSW from the coding sequence ATGAAAAAAATAAAAATATTAACAAGTATTGTAGCTATTGGTGTTTTATTTAGTGCTTGTGTGCAACAACCTAGTTATGTAGATGGCACTGCTGCAAAGGTAAAAAAAGGTGATTCTTTAAGCATGGGTTTAACTGGAGAAGATTTTGATAATACTGCAAGGGAAATGCTAAATAGCTTATTTAATTCAGCTTATGTTGTCAAAAAAATAGGAAATTCAGGTAAAGCTGTAGTGGCAGTTTATGATGTGGTAAATAATACAGCTTTAAGAATAGACACTAGAAATTTAACAGATTTAATGGTGGAAGAACTTATAAATTCAGGTAAATTTGCAGCTTCAGCTACTCAAGGCAATGACATTGCTACTCAGGATAATATGGATGATTTAATAAGCGATAAAGATGATGATAGATACGATAGATCAACAGTTTTTAAAAATCGTACTCAAATTAGTGCTTCTTTGACTTTACAAGGAAGAATTGATCAAAAAAATATAAAATTAAACGATGGTAAAACTCAAGTAGAATACTTTTTTGTGATGAAATTAGCCGAAAAAGTTAGTGGTTTGGTGGTATGGCAAAAAACTACTAGAATCAACAAACTAGGTTCTAGTAAAACTGTTAGCTGGTAA
- the obgE gene encoding GTPase ObgE: MFIDNVKLVLSSGNGGKGAVSFRREKHVPLGGPDGGDGGDGGSVYFICDNNTHTLAHFKGKKELKAQNGYPGLGRNKNGKRGENLELIVPQGTQVIDAQSGEVLLDMLVEGQKELFLKGGKGGLGNTHFKNSTNQRPDYAQPGVAGKTINVRLELKLIADVGLVGFPNVGKSTLISVVSNARPEIANYEFTTLTPKLGMVEVDDYNSFVMADIPGIIEGASGGKGLGLEFLRHIERTSFLLFVLDPLRDMSLKEQFCILRKELEKFSNKLYARNFGIMLSKSDSINLGEEFAKKIEDEFNELTSYLNELNNPQSFFIKVSSLEKTGLKELKFMLLESIKDLRMNNERNC; encoded by the coding sequence ATGTTTATAGATAATGTTAAATTGGTTTTAAGTTCAGGAAATGGTGGCAAAGGTGCTGTTAGTTTTCGTCGTGAAAAACATGTCCCGCTCGGTGGCCCTGATGGCGGAGATGGCGGAGATGGCGGAAGTGTTTACTTTATATGTGATAATAATACCCATACCTTAGCGCACTTTAAAGGTAAAAAAGAATTAAAAGCTCAAAATGGCTACCCAGGACTTGGACGCAATAAAAATGGCAAACGCGGGGAAAATTTAGAACTTATAGTTCCACAAGGCACTCAAGTTATTGATGCTCAAAGTGGGGAAGTTTTGCTTGATATGCTTGTAGAAGGACAAAAAGAATTATTTTTAAAAGGTGGTAAAGGCGGTCTTGGTAATACCCATTTTAAAAATTCAACCAATCAACGCCCAGACTATGCTCAGCCAGGTGTAGCAGGTAAAACTATCAATGTGCGTTTGGAATTAAAACTCATAGCTGATGTTGGTTTGGTTGGTTTTCCAAATGTAGGAAAATCCACGCTCATAAGCGTAGTATCTAACGCTCGTCCTGAAATAGCTAATTATGAATTTACTACTTTAACTCCAAAACTTGGTATGGTCGAAGTTGATGATTATAATTCTTTTGTGATGGCTGATATTCCAGGTATTATAGAAGGAGCAAGCGGTGGAAAAGGTTTGGGACTTGAGTTTTTAAGACATATAGAAAGAACTTCTTTTTTGCTTTTTGTGCTTGATCCTTTAAGAGATATGAGTTTAAAAGAGCAATTTTGCATTTTAAGAAAGGAATTAGAAAAATTTTCAAACAAACTTTATGCAAGAAATTTTGGAATAATGCTTTCAAAAAGTGATAGTATAAATTTAGGCGAAGAATTTGCAAAAAAAATTGAAGATGAATTTAATGAACTTACTTCGTATTTAAATGAACTTAATAATCCTCAAAGTTTTTTCATTAAGGTTTCAAGTTTAGAAAAAACAGGTCTAAAAGAGCTTAAATTTATGCTTTTAGAGAGCATTAAAGATTTAAGGATGAATAATGAAAGGAACTGTTAA
- a CDS encoding cold-shock protein: MKGTVKFYQEQKGYGFIFSSEINEDVYFNIKEWKNESIPNGNDEVEFQLDENKKGKFALNINLLKSALEKKEEQSTKKDDRIICFNCNKKIVPRIMYLNAAPYSSHCPYCGETIKKFQHNVIFIIFTVTIIIFIVMFVFIASTILKIF; the protein is encoded by the coding sequence ATGAAAGGAACTGTTAAATTTTACCAAGAGCAAAAAGGTTATGGTTTTATTTTTTCTAGTGAAATTAATGAAGATGTATATTTTAATATTAAAGAATGGAAAAATGAAAGTATTCCAAATGGCAATGATGAGGTGGAATTTCAACTAGATGAAAATAAAAAAGGCAAATTTGCACTGAATATAAATTTGTTAAAATCAGCTTTAGAAAAAAAAGAAGAGCAAAGTACCAAAAAAGATGATCGTATAATTTGTTTTAATTGTAATAAAAAAATAGTTCCTAGGATTATGTATTTAAACGCGGCTCCATATTCTAGCCATTGTCCATATTGTGGAGAAACCATAAAAAAATTTCAACATAATGTGATATTTATTATCTTTACTGTTACGATAATTATTTTTATTGTGATGTTTGTTTTTATAGCATCTACAATATTAAAGATTTTTTAG
- a CDS encoding cytochrome c551 peroxidase, whose amino-acid sequence MKKISLLIASSLLVFSSAFADRTLLDEAKAAGLMPLPKDQAGVEKLLEQMGVKASKFSKEKVNLGKKLYFEPRLSKSGLISCNTCHNLGMGGADGIAAAVGHKWTVNPHHLNSPTVYNSVLNSTQFWDGRAKTLADQAKGPIESEAEMATPANLAVEKIASMPEYVKEFKKIYGSDGVTFDNIADAIATFERTLLTPSKFDKFLEGDTRALNKKEQEGLKTFIDKGCTACHTGVNLGGSMQAFQVAAKYKFADIGDFKGDANGLVKTPTLRNIAETAPYFHNGAIWSLKDAIKEMGSVQLGIEISDKEAASIERFLHTLTGKKPSITYPQLPKATEKTPKPEL is encoded by the coding sequence ATGAAAAAAATTTCATTGTTAATTGCTTCGTCTTTATTGGTATTTTCTTCAGCATTTGCTGATAGAACTTTACTTGATGAGGCAAAAGCAGCAGGTTTAATGCCTTTGCCAAAAGATCAAGCAGGAGTTGAAAAGCTTTTAGAGCAAATGGGAGTGAAGGCAAGTAAATTTTCCAAAGAAAAAGTTAATCTTGGAAAAAAATTATATTTTGAGCCAAGACTTTCTAAAAGTGGCTTGATTTCTTGTAATACCTGTCATAATTTAGGCATGGGAGGTGCTGATGGTATAGCAGCAGCAGTTGGTCATAAATGGACAGTTAATCCTCATCATTTAAATTCTCCTACTGTATATAATTCTGTTTTAAATTCAACACAATTTTGGGATGGAAGAGCAAAAACTTTAGCTGATCAAGCAAAAGGACCTATCGAATCAGAAGCTGAGATGGCAACTCCAGCAAATTTAGCTGTTGAAAAAATTGCTTCTATGCCTGAATATGTAAAAGAATTTAAAAAGATTTATGGTAGTGATGGAGTAACTTTTGATAATATTGCAGATGCTATAGCTACTTTTGAAAGAACGCTTTTAACCCCATCTAAATTTGATAAATTCTTAGAAGGTGATACAAGAGCTTTAAATAAAAAAGAACAAGAGGGTTTAAAAACTTTCATTGATAAAGGATGTACAGCTTGTCATACGGGTGTAAATTTAGGTGGAAGTATGCAAGCTTTCCAAGTAGCAGCTAAATATAAATTTGCAGATATTGGAGACTTTAAAGGCGATGCAAATGGTTTAGTAAAAACTCCTACTTTAAGAAATATTGCTGAAACTGCGCCGTATTTTCATAATGGTGCTATATGGTCATTAAAAGATGCTATTAAAGAGATGGGTAGTGTTCAACTTGGTATAGAAATTTCTGATAAAGAAGCAGCTTCTATAGAAAGATTTTTACATACTTTAACAGGTAAAAAACCAAGTATTACTTATCCACAACTTCCAAAAGCTACTGAGAAAACTCCAAAACCAGAGCTTTAG
- a CDS encoding COG3014 family protein, with translation MRKTVFYGFVLIVGLLFSACANHGQINNDFEQKLTQKLCSGEFFTQEMNKVNKKEDPVYIGLNAGLIAKNCGDFNISSEFFDKVEESYQVDVDLRSGAQKITKTTTAVLVNDSILDYDGSLYERIMVNVYKGLNFMSQDDFNNARVEFKRALLRQDRAKDYFKAQIAKNKKELEKAKKEDPNFDKNFNDSRKQINAQYDELFEEFSTSKNFTNPYATYLASVFYFMSKDYTLAKGLFREIKILNPKNKEIAKEYKIINGAKKNAKYVFVVYENGFGVIKDEFKMTLPFILSDNVTTASIALPTLKKRSKSFDYISVNDTNTTTLVNLDDVVASEFKFELPTIITKAITSTILKTTMNAAVANNDSTGGFLSIASGIMNAATTKADVRSWRGLPQSIEVVAVKNTGKVVIKTPNGEELFKKQVNPKKNVLIIVRSFAPYITPSINVIEK, from the coding sequence ATGAGAAAAACTGTCTTTTATGGTTTTGTATTAATTGTTGGATTATTATTTAGCGCTTGTGCTAATCATGGGCAAATAAATAATGATTTTGAACAAAAATTAACCCAAAAACTTTGTTCTGGTGAATTTTTTACTCAAGAAATGAATAAAGTTAATAAAAAAGAAGATCCAGTTTATATAGGCTTAAATGCAGGTTTGATTGCTAAAAATTGTGGAGATTTTAACATTAGCAGTGAATTTTTTGATAAGGTTGAAGAGTCTTATCAAGTAGATGTTGATTTAAGAAGCGGTGCTCAAAAAATTACCAAAACCACAACGGCTGTTTTGGTAAATGATTCTATATTAGATTATGATGGTTCTTTATATGAAAGAATTATGGTGAATGTTTATAAGGGCTTAAATTTTATGAGCCAAGATGATTTTAACAATGCAAGAGTTGAATTTAAAAGAGCTTTACTTCGTCAAGATAGAGCAAAGGATTATTTTAAAGCCCAAATAGCTAAAAATAAAAAAGAGCTAGAAAAAGCTAAAAAAGAAGATCCAAATTTTGATAAAAATTTCAATGATTCTAGAAAACAAATCAATGCTCAATATGATGAGTTATTTGAAGAATTTTCAACTAGTAAAAATTTCACAAATCCTTATGCTACTTATTTAGCTTCTGTGTTTTATTTTATGAGTAAAGATTATACTTTAGCTAAAGGTTTATTTAGAGAGATTAAAATCTTAAATCCTAAAAATAAAGAAATAGCCAAAGAATATAAAATTATTAATGGAGCTAAAAAGAATGCAAAATATGTTTTTGTCGTTTATGAAAATGGTTTTGGCGTGATAAAAGATGAATTTAAAATGACTTTACCATTTATTTTAAGCGATAATGTCACTACCGCTTCTATTGCACTGCCAACTTTGAAAAAAAGAAGCAAGTCTTTTGATTATATCAGTGTAAATGATACCAATACTACTACTTTAGTGAATTTAGATGATGTGGTTGCAAGTGAGTTTAAATTTGAATTACCAACTATAATTACAAAGGCTATTACTTCTACTATATTAAAAACTACTATGAATGCAGCAGTTGCTAATAATGATTCTACAGGTGGATTTTTAAGTATAGCTAGTGGTATAATGAATGCAGCCACAACTAAAGCAGATGTTAGATCTTGGAGAGGATTACCTCAAAGTATTGAAGTAGTAGCAGTTAAAAATACAGGTAAGGTTGTGATTAAAACTCCTAATGGAGAAGAATTGTTTAAAAAACAAGTTAATCCAAAGAAAAATGTGTTAATTATCGTGCGTTCTTTTGCGCCATATATTACACCAAGTATTAATGTGATAGAAAAATGA
- a CDS encoding FoF1 ATP synthase subunit B': MFDDVHFSIMIATGVIFLLMIAILNSILYKPLIAFMDSRDLAIKNNEEKMKKNSDDVSNVELELEKIHIQTRDEINQIKQKATEEAKLKQEKEIANKKKELEEQMSVFLKSLKEKEKELKEEMYLKIPEFKQSFQNSLSKI; encoded by the coding sequence ATGTTTGATGATGTCCATTTTTCCATTATGATTGCCACAGGAGTAATTTTTTTACTTATGATAGCAATTTTAAATTCAATACTTTATAAACCTTTAATTGCTTTTATGGATTCTAGGGATTTGGCAATTAAAAATAATGAAGAAAAAATGAAAAAAAATTCTGATGATGTATCTAATGTGGAACTTGAACTTGAAAAAATTCATATTCAAACTAGAGATGAAATTAATCAAATCAAACAAAAAGCTACAGAAGAAGCAAAACTAAAACAAGAAAAAGAAATTGCAAATAAAAAGAAAGAATTGGAAGAGCAAATGAGTGTTTTTCTTAAAAGTTTAAAAGAAAAAGAAAAAGAATTAAAAGAAGAAATGTATTTAAAAATACCAGAATTTAAACAAAGCTTCCAAAATAGCTTGAGTAAAATTTAA
- a CDS encoding ParA family protein, whose amino-acid sequence MSEIITIANQKGGVGKTTTAINLAASLAVAEKKVLLIDIDPQANATTGLGFNRSNYEYNIYHVFIGRKKLSEIILKTELSQLFLAPSNISLVGIEQEVVKENGEYRTILREKLKEVSSEYDFIIIDSPPALGSITVNAFAASDSVIIPIQCEFYALEGVAMVLNTIKFVKKTINPKLKIKGFLPTMYSSQNNLSKDTVEDLKQNFKQKLFKIGEKEDDFIIIPRNVKLAESPSYGKPIILYDIKSPGSLAYQNLAQSILG is encoded by the coding sequence ATGAGCGAGATAATAACTATAGCAAATCAAAAAGGTGGAGTTGGCAAAACAACAACGGCTATAAATTTAGCAGCTTCATTAGCCGTGGCTGAAAAAAAAGTACTTTTAATAGACATAGATCCACAAGCTAATGCCACTACAGGACTTGGTTTTAATAGAAGCAATTATGAATATAATATTTATCATGTTTTTATAGGCAGAAAAAAACTTTCAGAAATCATTTTAAAAACAGAATTATCTCAGCTTTTTTTAGCTCCTTCAAATATTTCTTTAGTTGGGATAGAGCAAGAAGTTGTAAAAGAAAATGGAGAATATAGAACCATTTTAAGAGAAAAATTAAAAGAGGTTTCTAGTGAATATGATTTTATCATTATAGATTCTCCTCCAGCCCTTGGAAGTATTACCGTAAATGCTTTTGCTGCTAGTGATAGTGTAATAATTCCTATACAATGTGAATTTTATGCATTAGAAGGTGTTGCTATGGTTTTAAATACCATTAAATTTGTAAAAAAAACCATTAATCCTAAGCTAAAAATCAAAGGTTTTCTACCTACAATGTATAGCTCTCAAAACAATCTTTCAAAAGACACTGTTGAAGATTTAAAGCAAAATTTTAAACAAAAACTATTTAAAATTGGTGAAAAAGAAGATGATTTTATCATTATCCCAAGAAATGTTAAATTAGCTGAAAGTCCAAGCTATGGTAAGCCTATCATACTTTATGATATAAAATCTCCAGGTTCTTTGGCTTATCAAAATTTAGCTCAATCAATATTAGGATAA
- a CDS encoding ParB/RepB/Spo0J family partition protein yields MAKKSALGRGLSSILADIDEVYEKELGSSDNKIEEIDIDLITPNPYQPRKKFDNQALEELANSIKEYGLIQPVVVLKKDEFSYVLIAGERRYRACKLLNKGEIKAIILNVDDIKLRELALIENIQRENLNPIELAHSYKELLDIHNITQEKLSDIIHKSRSQIANTLRLLNLNDNTQNLIIEGKLSQGHAKVLVGLDKEDEKTIVDTIIGQKLNVRDTEKLIKNFKNSNSSDKSENNLSQTNPMLENLQIKLSSLGFKSCIKNSKIIISFDDEAKIKKLLQILD; encoded by the coding sequence ATGGCAAAAAAAAGTGCTTTAGGTAGAGGTTTAAGTAGTATTTTAGCAGATATTGATGAGGTTTATGAAAAAGAACTTGGTTCAAGTGATAATAAAATAGAAGAAATAGATATAGATCTTATTACTCCAAATCCATACCAGCCAAGAAAAAAATTTGACAATCAAGCCTTAGAAGAACTTGCAAATTCCATCAAAGAATATGGCTTAATACAGCCTGTTGTAGTGCTAAAAAAAGATGAATTTTCTTATGTGTTAATTGCTGGTGAGAGAAGATATAGAGCTTGTAAGCTGTTAAATAAAGGAGAGATTAAAGCAATTATTCTTAATGTTGATGATATTAAATTAAGAGAATTAGCTTTAATAGAAAACATACAAAGAGAAAATTTAAATCCTATTGAACTAGCTCATTCTTATAAAGAACTTTTAGATATTCATAATATTACCCAAGAAAAACTTTCAGATATTATCCACAAATCAAGATCACAAATCGCCAACACTTTAAGATTATTAAATTTAAATGATAATACGCAAAATCTTATCATAGAAGGTAAGCTTTCTCAAGGTCATGCAAAGGTTTTAGTAGGACTTGATAAAGAAGATGAAAAAACGATTGTAGATACCATCATTGGTCAAAAATTAAATGTAAGAGATACTGAGAAATTAATTAAAAATTTTAAAAATTCTAATTCTAGCGACAAATCTGAAAATAATTTATCTCAAACAAATCCTATGCTTGAAAATTTGCAAATTAAACTCTCATCTCTTGGTTTTAAATCTTGTATTAAAAATTCAAAAATTATCATTAGTTTTGACGATGAAGCAAAGATTAAAAAGTTATTACAGATATTAGATTAA
- a CDS encoding biotin--[acetyl-CoA-carboxylase] ligase, translating into MEIIYFEELESTQKYLCEKIKNNEININTAIIANKQTNGIGSRENSWQSKEGNLHFSFCLKMDDLSKDLPLASCSIYFAFLMKEILSEYGSKIWLKWPNDFYIDDKKIGGLMSSKINDFLVVGLGLNLVYAPCKAQVLDINIDTTELLKEYFVSIQKKQSWKNIFSKYMLEFEKSRKFFIHYDGKLLSLDNALLYKDGSILLDNKRIYSLR; encoded by the coding sequence TTGGAGATAATTTATTTTGAAGAATTAGAATCTACTCAAAAATATTTATGCGAAAAAATAAAAAATAATGAAATAAATATAAATACGGCAATAATAGCAAATAAACAAACAAATGGTATAGGGAGTAGAGAAAATTCTTGGCAAAGTAAAGAAGGAAATTTACACTTTTCTTTTTGTTTAAAAATGGATGATTTGTCAAAAGACTTGCCTTTAGCATCTTGTAGTATTTATTTTGCTTTTTTAATGAAAGAAATTTTAAGCGAATATGGCTCTAAAATTTGGCTTAAATGGCCAAATGATTTTTATATAGATGATAAAAAAATCGGTGGATTGATGAGTTCTAAGATAAATGATTTTTTAGTGGTAGGATTAGGGCTTAATTTAGTTTATGCACCTTGTAAAGCACAAGTATTGGATATCAATATAGATACTACAGAGCTTTTAAAAGAATATTTTGTATCTATACAAAAGAAGCAATCATGGAAGAATATTTTTAGCAAGTATATGTTAGAATTTGAAAAATCAAGAAAATTTTTTATACATTATGATGGCAAGCTTTTATCTTTAGATAATGCTTTATTGTATAAAGATGGTTCGATATTATTAGATAATAAAAGGATATATAGTTTAAGATGA
- a CDS encoding DUF6844 domain-containing protein, translated as MKKMFIIGSLALASFLYAQATPQVEITQEDIKTQNEMSDASTKDIAPKSLDDFFEEFADNFDIEYGITKDGKTFYVGKSVVALNDSDPQFAQALQNAYQKAMLNLQTEFIKDAFGRIAVNKIQNYEADNSTNAKEFEELPKGSIMSQIFDKLAQLSGAKLDKALKDLGINVEGLTEERKKTLLKEEFLNKTITSAVGSMSGLIPVQTIVTQRRGQYDIGVIAVVSKKTRQLAKDMSLERKSNITGKGKNISEYLPKEEKGFLNEYGIRLVYDEKGSPVVLSYGNWGYIADANNAKKTNILEDRAKDTAATMADAAIVEFINTNLSLKDEKTTGESYEEIIKQSLNINDNTTQEQIQDFTNIIEKINTKVKANSSGKIKGIRTLKKWSYKSENGIEHVGVVRFYSYDNIANINEALKSNSNTPKAEPKKSSNIQRSSNIVNDIDDF; from the coding sequence ATGAAAAAAATGTTTATTATTGGTTCTTTGGCTTTAGCGAGTTTTCTTTATGCACAAGCAACACCACAAGTAGAAATCACTCAAGAAGATATTAAAACTCAAAATGAAATGTCAGATGCTAGTACTAAAGATATTGCTCCAAAATCTTTAGATGATTTTTTTGAAGAATTTGCAGATAATTTTGATATAGAATATGGTATTACAAAAGATGGAAAAACTTTTTATGTCGGAAAAAGTGTAGTTGCTCTAAACGATAGTGATCCACAATTTGCTCAAGCTTTGCAAAATGCTTATCAAAAAGCTATGTTAAATTTGCAAACTGAATTTATTAAAGATGCTTTTGGAAGAATAGCGGTAAATAAAATTCAAAATTATGAAGCTGATAATTCTACTAATGCAAAAGAATTTGAAGAACTTCCAAAAGGAAGTATTATGAGTCAAATTTTTGACAAACTTGCTCAATTAAGCGGAGCAAAATTAGACAAAGCTTTAAAAGATTTAGGTATTAATGTAGAAGGTTTAACAGAGGAAAGAAAAAAGACTTTATTAAAAGAAGAATTTCTTAATAAAACCATCACAAGTGCAGTTGGTTCAATGAGTGGGTTAATTCCTGTACAAACCATAGTTACACAAAGAAGAGGTCAATATGATATAGGAGTTATTGCAGTTGTTTCTAAAAAAACACGCCAACTTGCTAAAGATATGTCATTAGAGCGCAAAAGCAATATCACAGGTAAAGGTAAAAACATTAGTGAGTATTTACCAAAAGAAGAAAAAGGCTTTCTTAATGAGTATGGTATTCGTTTAGTTTATGATGAAAAAGGCTCACCTGTTGTTTTAAGCTATGGAAATTGGGGTTATATAGCTGATGCTAATAATGCTAAAAAAACTAATATATTAGAAGATAGGGCAAAAGATACAGCTGCAACTATGGCTGATGCTGCTATTGTGGAATTTATCAATACAAATTTAAGTTTAAAAGATGAAAAAACTACAGGTGAAAGTTATGAAGAAATCATCAAGCAAAGCTTAAATATTAACGATAACACTACCCAAGAACAAATTCAAGATTTTACAAATATCATAGAAAAAATCAATACAAAAGTAAAAGCAAATTCTAGTGGAAAAATTAAAGGCATAAGAACGCTTAAAAAATGGAGCTATAAAAGTGAAAATGGCATAGAACATGTGGGCGTTGTAAGATTTTATTCTTATGATAATATAGCTAATATTAATGAAGCTTTAAAATCAAATTCAAACACTCCAAAAGCTGAGCCTAAAAAGTCTTCTAATATACAAAGAAGTTCTAATATTGTTAATGATATAGATGATTTTTAG
- the fmt gene encoding methionyl-tRNA formyltransferase, whose product MKNIIFMGTPSYATCILKELIKEGFNIQALFTQSDKPVGRKQILTPSDTKKFILENNLNIKIYTPKSLKDENIIKDIKDLKPDFIVVAAYGKILPKEILDIAPCINLHASLLPKYRGASPIQSAILNADKISGVCSMLMEEGLDSGAVLESVEFNIEGKKSNEIFDIFSNLAAKLCVSTLNNFYKITPKIQDESKVSFCKKIKKEDGLIELNEASVIYQKFLAFYPWPGIFLQNGLKFLDIELFDKDSLQESGKILNIENNGFLLACKKGVLKIKILQESGKKALDGKTYLNGKRLKIGDNLF is encoded by the coding sequence ATGAAAAATATAATATTTATGGGAACACCTTCTTATGCAACTTGTATTTTAAAAGAGTTGATAAAAGAAGGTTTTAATATACAAGCTTTATTTACTCAAAGTGATAAACCTGTTGGTAGAAAACAAATTTTAACGCCAAGTGATACTAAAAAATTTATTTTAGAAAATAATCTTAATATAAAAATTTATACTCCAAAAAGCTTAAAAGATGAAAATATCATAAAAGATATTAAAGATTTAAAACCAGATTTTATAGTAGTTGCAGCTTATGGTAAAATTTTACCAAAAGAAATTTTAGATATTGCTCCTTGTATAAATTTACATGCTTCTTTGCTTCCTAAATATCGCGGTGCTTCTCCTATACAAAGTGCTATTTTAAATGCAGATAAAATTAGCGGGGTTTGTTCCATGCTTATGGAAGAAGGGCTTGATAGCGGAGCTGTTTTAGAAAGTGTGGAATTTAATATAGAAGGTAAAAAATCAAATGAAATTTTTGATATTTTTTCAAATTTAGCAGCAAAACTTTGCGTTAGTACTTTAAATAATTTTTATAAAATAACTCCTAAAATTCAAGATGAAAGCAAAGTCAGTTTTTGCAAAAAAATAAAAAAAGAAGATGGTCTTATAGAGCTTAATGAAGCAAGTGTTATTTATCAAAAATTTTTAGCTTTTTATCCTTGGCCAGGAATTTTTTTACAAAATGGATTGAAATTTTTAGATATTGAACTTTTTGATAAAGATAGCTTACAAGAAAGTGGAAAAATTTTAAATATAGAAAATAATGGATTTTTATTGGCTTGTAAAAAAGGTGTTTTAAAGATAAAAATTTTGCAAGAAAGTGGTAAAAAAGCACTAGATGGTAAAACTTATTTAAATGGTAAAAGGTTAAAAATTGGAGATAATTTATTTTGA